The sequence GCCGGATTCCGGCGGTGAACTGCTCGCGCGTGGTCCAGCCGCGCTCCGCCATCAGCCGATCTCGGAAGCGGCGCACCGGCTTCTCGGTGGACGCCCAGAACATCTCCGGCAGGTTCCCGCCCGTGAGCGCGAAGAAGCCGCCCCGGATCCGCGGGTCGCAGCTCGTGAGCAGGAGCGCCTGGATCGACCCGAGACTCAAGCCCGCGGCGGCGATCCGGTTCGGGTCGATCTTGGGATGGGTCACCAGCCAGTCGAGCATGCGGCGGGCGTCGATCACGCCCTCGCGAAGCGTCGCGCGCACCACGTCCGGATCCGACTGGTGGTCGAGATCGAGCGCGCGCCGATCGAGTCGCGCGACCGCGTAGCCGCGATCCACGAGCGCCTTGGCCAGCCCTTCCGAGACGTCCTGGGGCCCGTCGAGGATCTCGAACGCGACGACCGCTGGGTGCGGGCCCGGGCCGGGCGGGACGAGCAGGTGGCCGATCCGCTCCTTGCCGCTCTCGTCCGGCAGGACGATCCGGAAGGCCCGGTAGTCGCGGGCGTGGAAGAGGGTGTACAGGTCGAGCACCCAGCTCTGCTCCACCGTGAGCCCTTCGGGCTGCACCTTCACCGCCGCGGGGTCGAGCGGCCGGTAGTCGAAGGTGCCGCGCGGCGTGAGCGAGCCGCCCACGGCCGCGGGCCGCGCCTCGTCGCCCGGTCCGTTGACCCAGGTGCACGCTGCGGCCCCCGAACACAGGAGGACCAGGAGCGCGACCGGGCCGGACCGAGCGCGGAACGCGGAGCGGCGAGACTCGGTCAACTCGAGAGTTCAGTCCGTGTCGCGCGTCTTGCGGATGAACGTCGGCACGTCGTACTCCTCTTCGAACGGCGAGAGGAACTCGTTGTTCGTGCCGTTGGCGCCGAGCGCGATCCCTCGCGAGATCGGCATGCTCGCCTCCGTGAGGCTCTCGGCCGTCGCCTGGTCGCGCAGCGGCAGGCGCAGCGGGGTGACGTTCTCGAAGCTCTCGGCGATCGCGGCCTGGCGGCGCAGGCGGCTGCCGTCCGACAGGCCCGTCGCGATCACGGTCACGCGGATCTCGTCGCCGAGGTTCTCCTGCACGACCGAGCCGAAGATGATGTTCGCATCCTCGTGCGCTTCCTCGTGGATCAGGCTCACCGCCTGGTGGGCCTCCTTCAGCTTCATGTCGGGGCCGCCGGTGATGTTCACCAGAACCCCGCGCGCGCCCTTGATCGAGACGTCGTCGAGGAGCGGGTTGGAGATCGCCTCCTGGGCGGCGCGGAGCGCGCGGTTCTCGCCGCGCGCGCGGCCGGTGCCCATCAGCGCCATGCCCATCTCGCTCATGATCGTGCGCACGTCCGCGAAGTCGAGGTTGATGATGCCGTGGACGGTGATCAGGTCGGAGATGCCCTGAACGGCGTTGAGCAGCACGTCGTCCGCGATCCGGAACGCGTCCATCATGGTGGTGTCTTCGCCGGCCATCATCAGCAGCCGCTCGTTCGGGATCGTGATCAGCGTGTCGACCACGTCGTGGAGCTCGTCGATGCCCTGCTCGGCCTGCTTCCTGCGCACCGAGCCCTCGACGACGAACGGCTTGGTGACCACGGCGACGGTCAGCGCGCCGAGCTGCTTGGCGACCTCGGCCACGATCGGCGCGCCGCCGGTTCCGGTTCCGCCGCCGAGGCCCGCGGTCACGAAGACCATGTCGGCCCCGCCGAGCGCGTCGGCCAGCCGCTCGCGCGAATCCTCCGCCGCCGAGCGACCCACGCGCGGGTCGGCGCCCGCGCCGAGACCCCTGTCGCCGAGGTGGATCTTGGTCGCCGCCAGGTTCATCGCCAACGCCTGCGCGTCGGTGTTGATCGCGACGAAATCCACGCCCGACAGTCCGGCCCGGATCATCGTGTTGATCGCGTTCCCGCCGCCGCCGCCGATGCCGACGACCTTGATGCGTGCGCGCAGATCCGCCTCGTGCTCGAACTCGATCATCTCCAACCCCCCTTGATCGCGGTCTCACTGTAACTCGCTTTCGCGAGATCCGGTGGTACCTGACGTTGATTTTTTCTCCGCTCGACGTCGCAAATCGCGGGTCGAGCGCGCGACTCGACTAGCGAAGCTCTCCGTAGAACCACTCGCGGATTCGCGATCGGACCTTTCGGAACGAAGATCCGTCGTAGACGCGGAAGCGCGGCTTGCCGCGCCGCTTGGCGCCGTACAGCGCCAGGCCGACGGCCGTCGCGAACTCCGGACCCTGCACGCGATCGACCAGCCCGCTGATCCCTCGCGGTGTACCGCGCCGCACCGGCAGCTCGAAGATCTCCTCCGCGAGCTCCGGCAGACCCTCGAGCGCCGACGAGCCCCCGGTCACCACGATTCCCGAGGGGATCGAGCCCAGGTGGCCGGAGCGGGTCAGCTCCTCGCGCACGAGCGAGAGGATCTCCTCGACGCGCGGCTCCAGGAACTCCGCCAGGATCTTGCGCGAGACGTCGCGCGGCGCCCGGCCGCCGACGCTGGGCACGGTCAGCAGCTCGTGTCCCGGCAGGTAGCGCGCGGCCGCGCAGCCGTAGCGGCGCTTGATCCGCTCCGCCTGCTCGAAGGGCGTGCGCAGTCCCACGGCCGCGTCGTTGGTCAGGTGCGAGCCGCCCAGCGACAGGACCGCGGTCTGCTTGATCGCGCCGCCGCCGAAGACCGCCAGGTCCGTGGTGCCGCCTCCGAGGTCGATCAGGGCGACGCCGAGCTCCTTCTCGTCCGGCGCCAGCACGGCCTCCGCCGAGGCGAGCGGCTCGAGCACGATGTCGATCACGTTCAGACCGGCCTTGTTCGCGCACTTGATCACGTTCTGCGCGGACGTCACGGCCGCGGTCACGATGTGCACGCGCGCGATCAGCCGCACGCCGGACATGCCGAGCGGCTGCTTGATCCCGTCCTCGCCGTCGATCTCGTACTCCTGCGGGAGCACGTGGATCACCTCGCGGTCGGCCGGGATCGCGATCGCCTGCGCCTGCTCGATCACGCGCTTCAGGTCCGCGGCCTTCACCTCGCGATCCTTGATCGCGACCATGCCCATCTCGTTGTGCGCCTGGATGTGGCCGCCCGCGATGCCAGCGTAGACCGAGCTGATCTCGCAGCCCGCCATCATCTCGGCTTCGTCCACGGCCTTGCGGATCGAGTCGACGGTGGCCTCGATGTCCACCACGACCCCCTTGCGCAGCCCGCGCGAGGGATGCGTCCCGATCCCGATCACGTCGATCGATTCCCCGTTCG is a genomic window of Deltaproteobacteria bacterium containing:
- the ftsZ gene encoding cell division protein FtsZ; the protein is MIEFEHEADLRARIKVVGIGGGGGNAINTMIRAGLSGVDFVAINTDAQALAMNLAATKIHLGDRGLGAGADPRVGRSAAEDSRERLADALGGADMVFVTAGLGGGTGTGGAPIVAEVAKQLGALTVAVVTKPFVVEGSVRRKQAEQGIDELHDVVDTLITIPNERLLMMAGEDTTMMDAFRIADDVLLNAVQGISDLITVHGIINLDFADVRTIMSEMGMALMGTGRARGENRALRAAQEAISNPLLDDVSIKGARGVLVNITGGPDMKLKEAHQAVSLIHEEAHEDANIIFGSVVQENLGDEIRVTVIATGLSDGSRLRRQAAIAESFENVTPLRLPLRDQATAESLTEASMPISRGIALGANGTNNEFLSPFEEEYDVPTFIRKTRDTD
- the ftsA gene encoding cell division protein FtsA, whose amino-acid sequence is MAKHDELIVGLDVGTTKICAVVAEPNGESIDVIGIGTHPSRGLRKGVVVDIEATVDSIRKAVDEAEMMAGCEISSVYAGIAGGHIQAHNEMGMVAIKDREVKAADLKRVIEQAQAIAIPADREVIHVLPQEYEIDGEDGIKQPLGMSGVRLIARVHIVTAAVTSAQNVIKCANKAGLNVIDIVLEPLASAEAVLAPDEKELGVALIDLGGGTTDLAVFGGGAIKQTAVLSLGGSHLTNDAAVGLRTPFEQAERIKRRYGCAAARYLPGHELLTVPSVGGRAPRDVSRKILAEFLEPRVEEILSLVREELTRSGHLGSIPSGIVVTGGSSALEGLPELAEEIFELPVRRGTPRGISGLVDRVQGPEFATAVGLALYGAKRRGKPRFRVYDGSSFRKVRSRIREWFYGELR